From a region of the Syngnathus scovelli strain Florida chromosome 19, RoL_Ssco_1.2, whole genome shotgun sequence genome:
- the LOC125987052 gene encoding janus kinase and microtubule-interacting protein 3-like: MEAEEARLKEHIQDIRDQNELLEFRILELEEREWRSPVLKFLQVRFPDGLSPLQIYCEADGVSDIVISDLMKKLDILGDNAVSNLTTEEQVVVIHARTLPTLAEKWLEYIKVTKSALQQKMLDIESEKDMFCKQKGYLDEELDFRKRSMDQAHKRIMELEAMLYEALLQRDCPATDGEKASHAGVNDVLTADQRQELRSAVDQWKRALMWELRERDACILQERMNLLHSAQQRNKELKEFIEAQKRQIKQLEEKFLFLFLVFSLAFILWP, translated from the exons atggaggctgaagaagcgcgtctgaaagagcacatccaggatatccgagaccaaaatgaactgcttgagttccgcatcctggagctggag gagagggagtggcgctcccccgtcttgaagtttctgcaagtccgtttcccagacggcctcagccctttgcagatctactgcgaggccgacggcgtgagc gacatcgtcatcagtgatctgatgaagaagctggacatcctgggcgataacgccgtaagt aatctcaccaccgaggagcaggtggtcgtgattcacgccaggacccttcccaccctagccgagaag tggttagaatacatcaaagtgaccaagtcagcacttcaacagaagatgttggacattgaaagtgagaag gatatgttctgcaagcagaagggctacctggatgaagagttggacttcaggaagcgttccatggaccaggctcataag aggatcatggagctggaggccatgttgtacgaggcgctactgcagcgggactgccccgccacggacggcgaaaaagccagccacgctggcgtgaatgacgtgctgacggcggatcagagacaagagcttaggagcgccgtggaccaatggaagcgagccctgatgtgggagttgagggaacgcgacgcttgcatcctccaagagagaatgaatctgctgcacagcgcgcaacag aggaacaaagagctgaaagaattcatcgaagctcagaagagacaaatcaaacaattggaggagaagtttctgtttctctttctagtcttctccttggccttcattctgtggccctaa